In the Sphingobium sp. Z007 genome, GGTTCGAGACGGTGCCGGTGGCGGGGGTTTAGCCTATGTCGCTGTTGCGCTCCTCAACATGGATAGCTACGGCGCAGGTCGCAATGATGCCGGTCATCTTCGTGACCACGTTGTTATGCACGATGGCATTCGTTGTTTTCACAGCGCTGGCGATAGTGGCGGCGATCGGCATCCTATTTTTTACCGTTCCAAGTTCTACTCTTCAATTTGTCGACATACTCTTCGCGACAGCAAGCCTGCTTCTTTGGGGGGTGGCGTGTAGCGGCGTCGTTCTAGGTTTGAGTGCAGTGTCTGACCCAACATTGCGGCGTACGGCGATCATTATTGCACACGCGGGCATTTGCTGGGCAGACTTGGCCATTCTCTTCGGTAAGCTCTGGTAGAGCCATGGCAGGACGATATAAAGCATCCCCATGACCGACCCCGCTAGCCTCACCGAAGCCGAAGCCGCCAACCGCCTGATGCGCCTCGCCAAGGAGGTGGCGAAGCATAATCGCCTCTATCACGACCAGGACGCGCCTGAGATCAGCGACGCGGCCTATGATGCGCTGATCGCGGAGAATAACGCGCTGGAGGCGGCTTTCCCGCAATTGATCCGCGCCGATTCGCCCAATGCGCAGGTGGGGGCCGCGGCGACATCGGCGCTCAAGAAGGTGCCGCACGCCGTTCGCATGATGAGCCTCGACAACGGCTTTTCCGACGAGGATATCGCTGAGTTCCTCGCCCGCGTCCGGCGCTTCCTGGCGCTGCCGGACGATGCGCCGCTGGCGCTGACCGCGGAGCCGAAGATCGACGGCCTGTCCTGTTCGCTGCGTTATGAAAAGGGCGAGTTGGTGCTGGCCGCGACCCGCGGCGACGGCGCGACGGGGGAGGATGTGACCGCCAATGTCCGCACCATCGCCGACATCCCGCAGACGCTAAACGGCACGACCGTCCCAGATTTGTTCGAGGTGCGGGGCGAGGTCTATATGGCCAAGGGCGATTTCGTGGCGCTCAACCAGCGCTTGCTGGCAGAGGCCGACGACCCGGAAAAGGCGCGCCAATTCGCCAATCCGCGCAATGCCGCCGCCGGTTCGCTGCGCCAGAAGGACGCGACCGTCACAGCCGCCCGCCCGCTGCGCTTCCTGGCCCATGGCTGGGGCGCGCGCAGCGAAGTGCCAGCGGACTCGCAACTGGGCGTGATGCAGGCCATCGCAAGTTGGGGCCTGCCGGTGTCGGACATGCTGGCGCAAGTCGACAGTCTGGACGCGTTGATCGCCCATTATCGCGCCATCGAAGCGGCGCGCGCCGACCTGCCCTTCGACATCGACGGGGTGGTCTACAAAGTCGATCGGCTCGATTGGCAGCAGCGGCTGGGCTTCGTGGCGAAGGCGCCGCGCTGGGCGATCGCGCATAAATTTCCTGCGGAACAGGCACAAACCACGCTAGAGGCGATCGACATCCAGGTCGGGCGCACTGGGAAGCTGACCCCGGTCGGCCGCCTGACCCCCGTCACCGTTGGCGGCGTGGTCGTGTCCAACGTCACGCTCCACAATGCGGACGAGATCGCCCGGCTGGGCGTGCGCCCCGGCGATCGCATCGTCGTGCAGCGCGCGGGCGACGTCATTCCGCAGGTGGTCGAGAACCTGACCCGCGATGAGCCGCGCGATCCCTTTCCCTTCCCGACCCATTGCCCGGTCTGCGGCTCCGAAGCCGTGCGCGAAGAGGAGGAGGTCGATTATCGCTGCACCGGCGGGCTGATCTGCCCGGCCCAGCGGTTCGAGCGGCTGCGCCATTTCGTCAGCCGCGGCGCGCTCGATATCGAGGGACTGGGCGAAAAATCGATCCAGGAATTTCTAGACCTGGGCTGGATCGCCGAGCCGGCCGACATCTTCCGCCTGAAGAAACATCGGCCTGACCTGATCGGCCGGGAAGGGTGGAAGGAAAAGTCGGTCGATAATCTGCTCGCCGCGATCGAGGCCAAGCGTCAGCCGGATGCCGCGCGCCTGCTCTTTGGCCTGGGCATCCGCCATATCGGCGCGGTGACGGCGCGCGACTTGCTCAAGCGCTACACCACATTGCCAGGCGTGCGCGCGCTGGCGGAAGAGATCATCGCCCTGCGCGATGCCGCCGACCCGGCCGAAACGCAGGCCAAGCGCGACAAGGCCATAGCCGAGCATATCGGCGTGGAGAATGTCGGCGCGGCGGTGGGCCATGCGATCGCCGACTTCTTCCACGAACCCCATAATGTCGAAGCGTGGGACGATCTGCTGTGCGAAGTGTCGCCGCCCGACTATGTCGTGGAAACCACCCAAAGCGCGGTGACGGGCAAAACCATCGTCTTCACCGGCAAGCTGGAAACCATGAGCCGCGACGAGGCCAAGGCGCAGGCCGAACGGCTGGGCGCGAAAGCGGCCGGATCGGTCAGCGCCAAGACCGATCTGGTGGTGGCGGGGCCGGGGGCAGGGTCGAAGCTCAAACAGGCGGCGGCGTTGGGGATCGCTGTGATTAGCGAGGCCGAATGGGCTGAAATCGTGCAGGCGGCGGGTTAGGCCGCCTTCGCATCGGCCAGCGCGCCGTCATGGGCGCGCTGCGCGGCCATGATGTCCCCGACATGGGCTTCGGCCCATTGGGTGACCTGATCCAATATGCCGATCAGACCGCCCGCCAGCGGCGTCAGCCGATATTCCACCGTCACCGGCACGGTGGGAAAGGCGGCGCGGCTGACCAGGCCGTCCCGCTCCAGGCTCTTCAAGGTTTGCGAGAGCATCTTTTGCGAGATGGCGCCGATCCGGCGCCGCAGATCGTTGAAACGCACCGGTCCGTCCTTCAACGTCAGCAGCACCAGCACCGCCCATTTGTCGCCGATCCGGTCGAGAATATGGCGGGTCGGGCAATCGGGATTATAGGCGTCGCCGATGCGCAGCGGCTGGGGGATGGTCATGAAGGCGGTATCCTGGGCGTAACCTGGTGAAGGCAAGGTGCCTTCTTGCGGGGATGATATCGCAATCGCTATCTGGTTTCCATCAGTAACCACCATGGAGATGGACTTATGAAAGTGGCGATCATCGGCGGCACGGGCCGCGCGGGCACGGAAATCAGTGCCGAACTGGCGCGGCGCGGGCATCAGGTGACCGCGATCGCGCGGCATCCCGAAAAGGCGTTCCAGGATGCGCGCGTGACGGCGGTAAAGGGCGACGTCAACGATCCCGCCGCGCTGGTCGAGGCGATCCGTGGGCATGACGTGGTGGTCAGCGCGGTGATGTTCGCCGACACCGATCCTGCCGCGCTGGTCGGCGTGGTGCGCGATTCGGGCGTGCCGCGCTATCTGGTGGTGGGCGGCGCGGGCAGCCTGGAGGTCGCGCCGGGCGTGCCGTTCATCACGACGCCGAACTTTCCCGAAGTCGCCAAGGTCGAAGCGGGGAAGGGGGCGGTCTTCCTGGATTATCTGCGCGGGGTCGAAGACATCGACTGGACCTATCTCTCGCCCTCGGCCAATTTCTTCGTCGGCGATCGCAAGGGCAGCTTCCGGCTTGGCAAGGACGCACTGCTGGTCGATGGCGAAGGCAAGAGCAGCATTTCCTACGCCGATTATGCCATCGCGCTGGTCGATGAGATCGAAATGCCGCGGCATAGCCGCGCGCGGTTTACCGTGGGTTATTAATCCCCATTTGTTTCAAGCGAAGTCGAGAAACGCGGCAAAGCGGCGTTCAGCGGAACCGGACGCGGCGTTGCGCTACCCGCTTCTCGACTTCGCTCGAAGCGAACGGCATGGGGAGGGGGCTGCGCTTTAAGCCGCCCCTTCCAGCTTGTCCTGCGTCCGGGTCGCAAAATCGCCCGCATCATGGCGTTCGTGCAGTTGCTCTTCCAGCGGTCCGTTCGCCTTGTTGACCATGCGGCCGCGCTTCACCGCCGGGCGTGCGTCGATCTGCTGCGCCCAGCGCACGACATTCGTGTAACTGGCCGCGTCCAGAAACTCCGCTGCATCATAGGCGCGGCCCAGCACCAGCCCGCCATACCATGGCCAGATGGCGATGTCGGCGATGCTATATTCGGCACCTGCTATATATTCATGCTCAGCCAGTTGACGGTCGAGAACGTCCAACTGCCGCTTCACCTCCATCGTGTAGCGGTTGATCGGATATTCGAACTTTTCCGGCGCATAGGCGAAGAAATGGCCAAAGCCGCCGCCGAGCAGTGGACCCGCGCCCATCTGCCAGAACAGCCAGTTCAACGCCTCTGTCCTCGCCGCCGGATCGACGGGCAGGAACTTGCCGAACTTTTCGGCGAGGTAGAGCAGGATGGAGCCGGATTCGAAGACCCTCTGCGGAGGCGATACGCTATGGTCCAGCAGCGCGGGGATCTTGCTGTTGGGATTGATCGCGACGAAGTCGCTGCCAAACTGGTCGCCATCGCCGATGCGGATCAGCCATGCGTCATATTCCGCTTCCGTGACGCCCGCCTCCAGCAATTCCTCCAGCAGGATCGTCACCTTCTGCCCATTGGGCGTGGCAAGCGAATAGAGCTGAAGCGGATGTTTCCCTACTGGCAGCGCCTTGTCATGGGTGGGGCCGGCGATCGGGCGGTTGATGGACGCGAAAGGGCCGCCATTGTTCTTGTCCCAGGTCCAGACTTTGGGCGGGGTATATGTGTCGGTCATGCCGGTGCGCTCCGATGCTGCGAGAAGATGCCCGGCAGGTAGGAAGCGGCCCTGCCGGCCGCAACCGATCTTCGCTCATGGCTTCATGAATATTGCGCATCGATGCGCGCGCTTCGGTGAGGGCTGTCATCGCGCTGTCGCATGGATGTTTCAATGTGCAGCGGCCGCAAGATCGGCGCGTCCCATCGCGGCGCGGAAGACTGCCAGTCAGGCTAGGCCTATCCGTCTGGACGCGCCGCCGAGTAGACTTGGCGAGTGCAGGAAAAATTTTCCGGTTATCACTCTTGACCAACGAAACGACTTTTCCATATGGATGCCGCTAGCACTCTAACGCAATGAGTGCTAACAACGCAAAGTTCATCGGGAGACGGACAGGCAAGCAGGGCATTTGCGGGGGAGATCGTCCCCCCATCCTGTGCGCTGCCCCCTCCCCAAGCTAGGGAAAGGCAATAAACATGGCATTTCGTCCATTGCACGACCGTGTTCTCGTCCGCCGCATCGAAGCGGAAGCGAAGACCGCGGGTGGCATCATCATTCCCGACACCGCCAAGGAAAAGCCGCAGGAAGGCGAGATCGTCTCTGTCGGCACCGGCACCAAGGCCGAAGACGGCAAGGTGACCCCGCTCGACGTTCAGGCCGGCGATCGCGTCCTGTTCGGCAAGTGGTCGGGCACCGAAGTCAAGGTCGACGGTGAAGACCTGCTGATCATGAAGGAATCTGATATCCTGGGCGTCGTTGGCTGATAGCCAGCGCGCCGGGCATCGCTGCGTAAAGCTGCGAACCGGATAGGCGTTCCTTTTTTCGGCGAAATTTCGTGCCTTATAACGGTGTGAACTTCGCAAATTTTGCAATTCTCAAACGAAGGTAAAAGATCATGGCAGCGAAGGACGTAAAGTTTTCGCGTGACGCTCGTGAGCGCATTCTGCGCGGCGTCGACATTCTGGCCGATGCGGTCAAGGTGACCTTGGGGCCGAAGGGCCGCAACGTCGTCATCGACAAGAGCTTCGGCGCTCCCCGCATCACCAAGGACGGCGTCAGCGTCGCCAAGGAAATCGAACTGAAGGACAAGTTCGAGAATATGGGCGCGCAGATGGTCCGCGAAGTGGCTTCGAAGACCAACGACATCGCCGGTGACGGCACCACCACCGCGACCGTGCTGGCCCAGGCCATCGTGCGCGAAGGCATGAAGTCGGTTGCGGCCGGCATGAACCCGATGGACCTGAAGCGCGGCATCGATCTGGCCGTCATCAAGGTTGTCGAGGACATCAAGGCGCGTTCGAAGCCGGTTTCGGGTTCGGCCGAAGTCGCTCAGGTCGGCATCATCTCCGCCAATGGCGACGTTGAAGTCGGCCAGAAGATCGCCGAAGCCATGGAAAAGGTCGGCAAGGAAGGCGTCATCACCGTGGAAGAGGCCAAGGGTCTCGACTTCGAACTGGACGTCGTGGAAGGTATGCAGTTCGACCGCGGCTACCTGTCGCCCTACTTCATCACCAACCCGGAAAAGATGTCGGTCGAACTGTCCGATCCGTACATCCTGATCCACGAAAAGAAGCTGTCGAACCTGCAGTCGATCCTTCCGATCCTGGAAGCCGTCGTTCAGTCGGGCCGGCCGCTCCTGATCATCGCGGAAGACATTGAAGGCGAAGCGCTGGCGACCCTGGTCGTCAACAAGCTGCGCGGCGGCCTGAAGGTTGCTGCGGTCAAGGCGCCTGGCTTTGGCGATCGTCGCAAGGCGATGCTGGAAGACATCGCCGTCCTGACCAAGGGCGAAGTGATCTCGGAAGATCTGGGCATCAAGCTGGAAAGCGTCACGCTCTCCATGCTGGGCACCGCCAAGCGCGTCACCATCGACAAGGACAACACCGTCATCGTCGATGGCGCTGGCGACCATGACTCGATCAAGGGCCGCACCGAGCAGATCCGTCAGCAGATCGAGCACACCACCTCGGACTATGACAAGGAAAAGCTGCAGGAACGCCTGGCGAAGCTGGCTGGCGGCGTTGCCGTCATCAAGGTCGGCGGCGCGACGGAAGTTGAAGTCAAGGAGCGCAAGGATCGCGTCGATGACGCTCTCCACGCAACCCGCGCGGCTGTCGAAGAAGGCATCGTCCCTGGCGGCGGCACGGCTCTGCTCTATGCCACCAAGGCGCTTGATGGCCTCAAGGGCATCAATGACGACCAGACCCGCGGCATCGACATCGTGCGCAAGTCGCTGACCGCTCTGGTTCGCCAGATCGCCAGCAATGCGGGCCATGACGGCGCCGTCGTGTCGGGCAAGCTGCTCGACCAGGACGACACCTCGTTCGGCTTCAACGCGTCGACCGACGTGTATGAAAACCTGGTTGCCGCCGGCGTGATCGACCCGACCAAGGTCGTCCGCACCGCGCTGCAGAACGCCGCTTCGGTGGCTGGCCTGCTCATCACGACGGAAGCCGCCGTGTCCGAGCTGCCCGCCGATGACAAGGCGCCGATGGGCATGCCCGGCGGCGGCATGGGCGGCATGGGCGGCATGGACTTCTAAAGGCGATCGTCGCGGGCGGGGCTTGGCTTCGCCTGCGGTTCGATCGCCAGAAGGAAGTGTCCTGCTTTCTGACGCAAAGAAGGGGCTGGTGGAGCGATCCACCGGCCCTTTTCTTTTGGGCGGTCGCGTTTAGAAAGGACAGGATGGCTTTAGGAGGGCAAGATCATTCCGAACCTTCTTGCCTTGCTAGCGGCGACCGCGCTGGCAGGCCCGCCATATTTCCCGGCTGAACTGGCGGCACCGACGGTGGAGTGCGGCAGTGCGGCGCATCGCTGGACCGTGCCGGTCGCCGATGCGGGCACCTTGGCATCCTATGCTGCTTTCCTGGCTGCCGCAAAGGAGCCGGTGCTTTACGTCGGTGGAGGCGAGGCGGCGGTTGAGGGAAAGCGGGTTGTTCGCTTTCTCTGGCTCCGCACCTTCCACCCGCCGATTATAGTCCGCATTGACTTCCGCCGGGATAAGCCACCCCGACTGGTTGCCAAGCGGCTGACCGGCATTGGCAGCTATGAAGTTGGCAAGGTTGACCTCACGATCGATCGCGCGCTGGACGATGTGGAGGCGGATCGGGTCAAGGCCCTGTTGGCGCAGGACGATATGTTCACCTCAGCGTCTCCCTCCTGTGGCCCGCCCGGAACGGATGGCGCGCAATGGATGGTCGGGGTGATCGATGCAGAGGGCTATCATTTCACTCGCGCCTGGAGTCCGCGCGACGGCAAGGTCCGCGAGATCGGGCTGGCCCTGCTGGCTCTTGCCGGATGGGAAGACGCGGAAATCTATTGAGCCGGTCAATTCGATCCCATCGCTAGCCGCCGGCGCGTCACCACCATCATCGGCAGTTCGGCGCGCACCTCGAACCCCAAGGTCCGGTAAAGGGCGATCGTGCGGTCGTGGGCGGCATAGGCGTGCAGGAAGGGGGTTTCGCCGCGGTCCAGCATCGCCTGCGCAACGATCCGCATCAGCGCGCCGGCCAGCCCGCGGCCGCGCCAGTCGGGATGGGTGCACACACCGCTGACTTCGGTGAAGCCCGGCATCGCCATACGCTCGCCCGCCATTGCGATCAGTTGGCCGTTGTCGCGCACGCCGATGAAACGGCCCAGCCTATGGGTCAGGGGCGCGAACGGCCCCGGCCGGGTGAGCAGCGCGAGGGCGCGCATGTCCGCGGTGTCGCGTTCGTCCAGCTTTACCCAGGTTGGCGGCGCAGAGGTAGCGGGGGTGATCGATGGGGCGACCATCTGCGCCAGCGTCGCGCTGCGCAGCACGGTGACGCCGGGCGGCGGGATCAAGGCATCTGGGCCGACCAACCAGAGTTCGCCATCATCCGGCACCAGCGCAGCGAGGGCCGCCCGGCTGTCGGCGCTGTCGTCCGCTGCAGCGCCGAACGGCCCGTAAAGCGGATCGATCCGGCGCGCACGATCGTTGCCCTGCGCCAGCGCGGACCAGCCGCTTGCCAGGCTGTGCCAGACGGGGTGATCGAGCGGATGAGACGGCGAGTTGGACAGTTGCAGCAACCTCTTCCATTTTAGTTGACGACGACAACTATCATGGCTTAGCCTGACCTGCAATGACTGAACAGCGAACTGCCGCCGATCTGCCCGCGCCTGAAACCCCAGCGCCTAAAACCCCAGCGCCTAAAACCCCAGCGCCCGAAACCGTCGCGGCGCTGCGCGCCTTCAACCGCTTCCACACCCGGTTCGCGGGCGTGTTGCAACCCAGCTATATGGACAGCGGCATGGGCGTGACGGCGGCGCGGCTGCTCTATGAGATCGCGCAAGGAGAGGCGGGCGTGCTGGCCAGCAGCCTGCGCGATCGGATCGGGCTGGACGCCGGTCATGCCAGCCGCATCATTGCGGGCTTCGAAAAGCGGGGGTGGATCGCGCGGGGCCGGGGCAGCGACGCGCGGCAACGGCCGATCGCGCTGACGCCGGAAGGACGTGCGGCCTTTGCGGCGATCGACGCGCGCACCCGCGCCGATACCGCTGCCCGCATCGTCGGGCTGGACCGGGCGCAGCAGGAGGATCTGATTGCCGCATTGGGTCAGGTCCGGGCGCTGCTGGGCAATGGGGTGGTCGGTGAGGATGCACCCGACAATTGGTCGATCCGCGCTTTCCGTATCGGCGACCTGGCGCTGGTCGCATCGCGCCAGGCCCGGCTGTATGAGGCGGAATATGGCTGGGGGCGGGCGATGGAGGTGATGCAGGGCGAGATCACCACCGCGTTCCTGCGCGATTTCAAGCCCGGCAGGGAGCAGGCCTGGATCGCCGAGCGCGACGGCGCGATGCTGGGTGCGGTGCTGCTGGCCGATGCGGGCGACGATGTCGGGCAGTTGCGACTGTTGCATGTCGAACGCGCCGCGCGGGGGATGGGCATCGGCCGGGCGCTGGTCGACCAGTGCATCGGCTTTGCCCGTGATGCAGATTATCGACAGCTGATGTTGTGGACGCAGGATGTCCTCGTCCACGCTCGGCACCTGTATGAATCCACTGGATTTTCTGTAGTAGAGCGCGAAACCCATCGTCTTTTCGGGACCGAAATGACGGGCGAGCGGTGGTTATTGTCGCTGCATTAACCGAATAATAAAGGAACAAATGCGATCAAGGGGGCGGGAACCGGAGACCCGCCATTTTGCGCCTGCTGAAATCATTGCTGGAACGGCGCAAGGCGCAGGAACCGGGGCAGGACGCCGAGGTGCGGCGCAGCCTTATCAAATCGCTTTACGCATCGCCTGCGTCCCTATTGAGGGGCGCGGTATCCGGCGGATCGCTAGGACTGGTCGTTGCCTATTATGCTGACCTTCCCGTCATCACCCTGATTTCCGTTCTGATCGTGATCGTGGGGGTAAGCCGGTCGATCTCCGCAGTCTATTTCCAGCGCCAACTGGCCCATCGCGAAAAACCGACCCTCTCCATCTGGGGCGCCGCCTATGAGCTAGGGGCGTGGGTTTATGCCGCGCTGCTGGGATTACACGCGCTGGCGACGTTGACCATGGTCGATATGGCCAGCCTGCATGTGCTGAGCGTGGGCATGGTTGCGTCCTATGCCGGCGGCATTGCCGGGCGGAATGCCGGGCGCGTGCATGTCGCCGTCGGGCAGACCTGCTTTTCGTTGCTGCCCACGTCGATCGGCCTGATCCTTGCTGGCGGTGTTCCTTACATCACATTGGGCATATTGTGCTTTCTGATGATTTTCGCGATGGGCGAAATCACCAAGACGACGCATCGCATCGTGCTGGAAGCGTTGCTGGCGAAGAATGAAAAGGCGATGCTGGCGACCAAGTTCGAGCGACTGGCGCGGTTCGACAGCCTGACCGGAGTCGAAAACCGGATGGCGATGCAAATGCGTTTGCACGACCTGTTCGAGCAGCGCACATCCGTTCATGAACCGATGGCGATCCTGTGGATGGACCTGGACCGGTTCAAGGAGATCAACGATTCCCTTGGGCATATCGTCGGCGACAAGCTGCTGTGCCAGGTGGCGGAGCGGCTCTCCGGCGCGCTGCACGGCAGGGGGCATGTCTCGCGCTTTGGCGGAGACGAGTTCATCATCATCTGTCCCCATGGCGACCACATCGTCGCGCAGGCCGTGGCCAACGACGTCATGCGGGAGTTTGAGAGCGAG is a window encoding:
- a CDS encoding bifunctional diguanylate cyclase/phosphodiesterase; this encodes MRLLKSLLERRKAQEPGQDAEVRRSLIKSLYASPASLLRGAVSGGSLGLVVAYYADLPVITLISVLIVIVGVSRSISAVYFQRQLAHREKPTLSIWGAAYELGAWVYAALLGLHALATLTMVDMASLHVLSVGMVASYAGGIAGRNAGRVHVAVGQTCFSLLPTSIGLILAGGVPYITLGILCFLMIFAMGEITKTTHRIVLEALLAKNEKAMLATKFERLARFDSLTGVENRMAMQMRLHDLFEQRTSVHEPMAILWMDLDRFKEINDSLGHIVGDKLLCQVAERLSGALHGRGHVSRFGGDEFIIICPHGDHIVAQAVANDVMREFESEFDINGYSLSVTASMGIAVAPADGRDGDELLQHADLALYQSKHNGRNRQSRFEWSMKERQNRIYELEMGLRAALAQGDLRLHYQPIFDSRTGRIVICEALMRWDHPQLGPISPGEFIPIAESSSLIEPITDWALQQACHDAMQWDDDIRVAVNISPALIKSDGLSRSVMSALLKAGMRARRLELEVTESTFLEDDGHTHLILAELRRIGLRLALDDFGTGYSSLGSLRSHAFDTIKVDQSFMRGVGENPRDRAIAQSVAYLAHSLDVETVAEGIETEEQLRYAREVGFTNVQGFILSKPMPAEALLQLMADMHTGGQDMVGLIRQRRLA
- a CDS encoding NAD(P)-dependent oxidoreductase, coding for MKVAIIGGTGRAGTEISAELARRGHQVTAIARHPEKAFQDARVTAVKGDVNDPAALVEAIRGHDVVVSAVMFADTDPAALVGVVRDSGVPRYLVVGGAGSLEVAPGVPFITTPNFPEVAKVEAGKGAVFLDYLRGVEDIDWTYLSPSANFFVGDRKGSFRLGKDALLVDGEGKSSISYADYAIALVDEIEMPRHSRARFTVGY
- a CDS encoding helix-turn-helix domain-containing protein; translation: MTIPQPLRIGDAYNPDCPTRHILDRIGDKWAVLVLLTLKDGPVRFNDLRRRIGAISQKMLSQTLKSLERDGLVSRAAFPTVPVTVEYRLTPLAGGLIGILDQVTQWAEAHVGDIMAAQRAHDGALADAKAA
- the groL gene encoding chaperonin GroEL (60 kDa chaperone family; promotes refolding of misfolded polypeptides especially under stressful conditions; forms two stacked rings of heptamers to form a barrel-shaped 14mer; ends can be capped by GroES; misfolded proteins enter the barrel where they are refolded when GroES binds), which codes for MAAKDVKFSRDARERILRGVDILADAVKVTLGPKGRNVVIDKSFGAPRITKDGVSVAKEIELKDKFENMGAQMVREVASKTNDIAGDGTTTATVLAQAIVREGMKSVAAGMNPMDLKRGIDLAVIKVVEDIKARSKPVSGSAEVAQVGIISANGDVEVGQKIAEAMEKVGKEGVITVEEAKGLDFELDVVEGMQFDRGYLSPYFITNPEKMSVELSDPYILIHEKKLSNLQSILPILEAVVQSGRPLLIIAEDIEGEALATLVVNKLRGGLKVAAVKAPGFGDRRKAMLEDIAVLTKGEVISEDLGIKLESVTLSMLGTAKRVTIDKDNTVIVDGAGDHDSIKGRTEQIRQQIEHTTSDYDKEKLQERLAKLAGGVAVIKVGGATEVEVKERKDRVDDALHATRAAVEEGIVPGGGTALLYATKALDGLKGINDDQTRGIDIVRKSLTALVRQIASNAGHDGAVVSGKLLDQDDTSFGFNASTDVYENLVAAGVIDPTKVVRTALQNAASVAGLLITTEAAVSELPADDKAPMGMPGGGMGGMGGMDF
- a CDS encoding GNAT family N-acetyltransferase is translated as MLQLSNSPSHPLDHPVWHSLASGWSALAQGNDRARRIDPLYGPFGAAADDSADSRAALAALVPDDGELWLVGPDALIPPPGVTVLRSATLAQMVAPSITPATSAPPTWVKLDERDTADMRALALLTRPGPFAPLTHRLGRFIGVRDNGQLIAMAGERMAMPGFTEVSGVCTHPDWRGRGLAGALMRIVAQAMLDRGETPFLHAYAAHDRTIALYRTLGFEVRAELPMMVVTRRRLAMGSN
- the groES gene encoding co-chaperone GroES — protein: MAFRPLHDRVLVRRIEAEAKTAGGIIIPDTAKEKPQEGEIVSVGTGTKAEDGKVTPLDVQAGDRVLFGKWSGTEVKVDGEDLLIMKESDILGVVG
- the yghU gene encoding glutathione-dependent disulfide-bond oxidoreductase → MTDTYTPPKVWTWDKNNGGPFASINRPIAGPTHDKALPVGKHPLQLYSLATPNGQKVTILLEELLEAGVTEAEYDAWLIRIGDGDQFGSDFVAINPNSKIPALLDHSVSPPQRVFESGSILLYLAEKFGKFLPVDPAARTEALNWLFWQMGAGPLLGGGFGHFFAYAPEKFEYPINRYTMEVKRQLDVLDRQLAEHEYIAGAEYSIADIAIWPWYGGLVLGRAYDAAEFLDAASYTNVVRWAQQIDARPAVKRGRMVNKANGPLEEQLHERHDAGDFATRTQDKLEGAA
- the ligA gene encoding NAD-dependent DNA ligase LigA; translation: MTDPASLTEAEAANRLMRLAKEVAKHNRLYHDQDAPEISDAAYDALIAENNALEAAFPQLIRADSPNAQVGAAATSALKKVPHAVRMMSLDNGFSDEDIAEFLARVRRFLALPDDAPLALTAEPKIDGLSCSLRYEKGELVLAATRGDGATGEDVTANVRTIADIPQTLNGTTVPDLFEVRGEVYMAKGDFVALNQRLLAEADDPEKARQFANPRNAAAGSLRQKDATVTAARPLRFLAHGWGARSEVPADSQLGVMQAIASWGLPVSDMLAQVDSLDALIAHYRAIEAARADLPFDIDGVVYKVDRLDWQQRLGFVAKAPRWAIAHKFPAEQAQTTLEAIDIQVGRTGKLTPVGRLTPVTVGGVVVSNVTLHNADEIARLGVRPGDRIVVQRAGDVIPQVVENLTRDEPRDPFPFPTHCPVCGSEAVREEEEVDYRCTGGLICPAQRFERLRHFVSRGALDIEGLGEKSIQEFLDLGWIAEPADIFRLKKHRPDLIGREGWKEKSVDNLLAAIEAKRQPDAARLLFGLGIRHIGAVTARDLLKRYTTLPGVRALAEEIIALRDAADPAETQAKRDKAIAEHIGVENVGAAVGHAIADFFHEPHNVEAWDDLLCEVSPPDYVVETTQSAVTGKTIVFTGKLETMSRDEAKAQAERLGAKAAGSVSAKTDLVVAGPGAGSKLKQAAALGIAVISEAEWAEIVQAAG
- a CDS encoding helix-turn-helix domain-containing GNAT family N-acetyltransferase is translated as MTEQRTAADLPAPETPAPKTPAPKTPAPETVAALRAFNRFHTRFAGVLQPSYMDSGMGVTAARLLYEIAQGEAGVLASSLRDRIGLDAGHASRIIAGFEKRGWIARGRGSDARQRPIALTPEGRAAFAAIDARTRADTAARIVGLDRAQQEDLIAALGQVRALLGNGVVGEDAPDNWSIRAFRIGDLALVASRQARLYEAEYGWGRAMEVMQGEITTAFLRDFKPGREQAWIAERDGAMLGAVLLADAGDDVGQLRLLHVERAARGMGIGRALVDQCIGFARDADYRQLMLWTQDVLVHARHLYESTGFSVVERETHRLFGTEMTGERWLLSLH